In one Melospiza melodia melodia isolate bMelMel2 chromosome 5, bMelMel2.pri, whole genome shotgun sequence genomic region, the following are encoded:
- the THNSL2 gene encoding threonine synthase-like 2, with translation MEYISTRGGAGAVDFEGALFSGYAPDGGLFMPQRIPSLDRDALRRWSSLSYPELVKELCSLFVPAELVPRNALSELIDKAFSRFRHKNVVHLSRLKDGLNILELWHGVTYAFKDLSLSCTGQFLQYFLEKRQKHVNILVGTSGDTGSSAIESVRGQKNLDIFVLLPKGLCTQIQELQMTTVIEDNVHVFAAHGNSDEIDEPIKELFADVDFAGKYNVMSLNSVNWSRIMVQIAHYFYAYFQCAPSLDTTQLPMVEIVVPTGGGGNITAGCIAQKMGLPIQLVTVVNSNDIIHRTVQHGDFSLAQSVKATLASAMDIQEPYNVERILWLLSGSDGRLIKTLMEQFNISKRLKLPEDLHRKLSETLGSCSASDQDIVGAMRRCWEENQYLLCPHSAVAAHYHYSQPHSIPRCCLAPASAAKFQDAILRAGLAPQIPPDISALTAMETRSTPLARGQDWAQVLRGRIEAVTQRWEAQAGHSAPQGR, from the exons ATGGAGTACATCAGCACACGGGGAGGCGCGGGGGCCGTGGACTTCGAGggagcccttttctctggctatGCCCCCGATGGAGGCCTCTTCATGCCCCAGCGCATCCCCTCGCTGGACAGGGACGCCCTGCGAAGGTGGAGCAGCCTCTCCTACCCTGAGCTGGTGAAGGAGCTGTGCTCCCTCTTCGTCCCGGCCGAGCTGGTCCCACGGAACGCACTCAGCG AGTTGATTGACAAGGCCTTCAGCAGATTCAGACACAAGAATGTTGTGCATCTGTCCAGGCTGAAAGATGGGCTGAACATTTTGGAGCTCTGGCATGGTGTTACATATGCATTTAAGGACCTGTCCTTGTCCTGCACAGGACAGTTTTTACAGTATTTCTTGGAGAAAAGGCAGAAGCATGTCAATATCCTGGTGG GGACTTCAGGGGACACGGGGAGCTCGGCCATCGAGAGCGTGAGAGGGCAGAAGAACTTGGACATCTTTGTTCTGCTGCCCAAGGGGCTCTGCACCCAGATACAGGAGCTTCAGATGACCACTGTCATTGAAGACAACGTCCATGTCTTTGCTG CTCATGGGAACAGCGATGAAATCGATGAGCCCATCAAGGAACTGTTTGCTGATGTTGATTTTGCTGGAAAATACAACGTGATGAGCTTGAATTCTGTCAATTGGTCCAGGATTATGGTGCAGATTGCCCACTACTTCTATGCCTACTTTCagtgtgccccatccctggatacCACCCAGCTGCCCATGGTGGAAATTGTTGTGCCAACGGGAGGAGGAGGAAATATCACAG CTGGCTGTATTGCCCAGAAAATGGGTCTCCCAATTCAACTTGTTACTGTGGTGAACAGCAATGACATCATTCATAGGACTGTGCAACATGGAGATTTCTCACTGGCACAGAGTGTGAAGGCTACCTTAGCTTCAGCCATGGATATCCAG GAGCCTTACAATGTGGAGAGGATCCTCTGGCTGCTCTCAGGCTCTGATGGCCGCCTGATAAAAACTCTGATGGAGCAATTCAACATCTCAAAAAGGCTGAAGCTGCCAGAGGATTTGCACAGAAAG CTCTCTGAGACCCTGGGATCGTGCTCAGCCTCTGACCAGGACATTGTGGGAGCCATGCGGCGCTGCTGGGAGGAGAACCAGTACCTGCTGTGCCCCCACTCTGCCGTGGCTGCTCACTACCACTACTCACAGCCACACAG CATCCCCCGGTGTTGcttggctccagcctctgcagccaAATTTCAGGATGCCATTCTCCGAGCTGGCCTGGCTCCCCAGATCCCCCCTGACATCTCTGCCCTGACAGCAATGGAGACCAGGTCCACTCCCCTGGCGCGGGGACAGGACTGGGCACAGGTGCTCCGGGGCCGGATTGAAGCTGTGACGCAGCGCTGGGAGGCACAGGCGGGTCACTCTGCACCCCAGGGCAGGTAG